In Helianthus annuus cultivar XRQ/B chromosome 9, HanXRQr2.0-SUNRISE, whole genome shotgun sequence, the following are encoded in one genomic region:
- the LOC110877747 gene encoding SUN domain-containing protein 1 — MSSSTVSVTANPTGAPLRRHTPTAVKNSDLDPFDTSPVTAAETNPIKAVTETIPTKNPKLRKRTAVKSSRSPWKTAVSVIVKNLSLLVILLVLIQMIRRLGFSQIGGFESVFSPSLDYERRIADVEELVMTIENMMQVQVNDVDRKVTSEVLSLRSELGKRIDGERDRFVKRFSEFDGRVKSVERSLSVNNMISKDEFDRFVEDLKGRKGVGEIGGTKLDEIRAYARGIVEDAIGKHAADGMGRVDYAVASGGAAVVKHSEWFSGGKKGGGWLSGSLRNDALKMLQPSFGQPGECFPLKGDNGFVEIKLRSAVVPEAITLEHVSKSVAFDWSTAPKDCKVWGWSRNEENTQKEHLLTEFTYDLEKSSLQTFDVLDTEGANPIIIDTVRLQFMSNHGSPTHTCIYRVRVHGHQPDVS, encoded by the exons ATGTCATCTTCCACCGTCTCAGTCACCGCAAACCCTACCGGTGCTCCGTTACGCAGGCACACACCCACCGCCGTCAAAAATTCCGACTTAGATCCATTCGACACTTCTCCGGTAACCGCCGCAGAAACCAATCCAATCAAAGCCGTAACCGAAACTATTCCAACCAAAAACCCGAAGTTACGAAAACGGACCGCTGTTAAGAGTTCTAGATCTCCATGGAAGACCGCTGTAAGTGTTATTGTTAAGAATTTGAGTCTGTTAGTTATACTGTTGGTTCTCATTCAGATGATTCGTAGGCTAGGGTTTAGTCAAATTGGGGGTTTTGAGTCTGTGTTTAGCCCTAGTTTGGATTACGAAAGGCGGATTGCGGATGTGGAGGAGTTAGTTATGACTATAGAGAATATGATGCAAGTTCAAGTTAACGATGTGGACCGTAAGGTTACGAGTGAGGTTTTAAGTTTAAGAAGCGAGTTAGGTAAGCGAATTGATGGCGAGCGAGATAGATTTGTGAAAAGGTTTAGCGAATTCGATGGACGAGTCAAAAGCGTTGAGAGATCGCTGAGTGTTAATAACATGATATCAAAAGATGAGTTTGATCGGTTTGTTGAGGATTTGAAGGGGAGAAAGGGGGTTGGTGAAATAGGGGGAACGAAGTTGGATGAGATTAGGGCTTATGCTAGGGGAATAGTGGAGGATGCGATTGGGAAGCATGCTGCTGATGGGATGGGTAGGGTTGATTATGCAGTGGCGTCAGGCGGGGCGGCGGTGGTGAAGCATTCGGAGTGGTTTAGTGGTGGGAAAAAAGGTGGTGGTTGGCTTAGTGGGAGTTTAAGGAATGATGCGTTGAAGATGCTGCAGCCGAGTTTTGGTCAGCCTGGCGAATGTTTTCCTCTTAAGGGAGATAATGGTTTTGTTGAGATTAAGCTTAGGAGTGCTGTTGTTCCAGAGGCTATAACTCTTGAACATGTTTCTAAG AGCGTAGCATTTGACTGGTCAACTGCTCCCAAAGACTGTAAAGTATGGGGATGGTCGCGCAACGAGGAAAATACACAAAAGGAGCACTTGCTGACGGAGTTCACATACGACCTTGAGAAGAGTAGTTTGCAAACCTTTGATGTGTTGGACACAGAAGGTGCAAACCCGATCATTATTGATACAGTCCGGCTACAATTCATGTCAAATCACGGAAGCCCTACACATACTTGCATATACCGGGTCAGGGTCCATGGTCATCAACCAGATGTTTCATAA